In Ramlibacter sp., the sequence GGTGCTGGACCCGCCGCAGTTCGCGGTAGGCGCGCGCGGCGTCTTCACCCACGCCGGCGGGCAGCAGGCCCGCGCCTTCGGCCAGCCGCAGCAGCGTGATGTTGCCCAGGTTGGGCCGCAGGCCCGGGTGGCTGGCCGACTGGGACAGCACCAGGAACTGGACCGCGAACTCCACATCGACCATGCCGCCCGTGCTGTGCTTGACGTCAAAGCGGCCGCCGCGGATCGGGTGGGCCGCGCGCACCTTGTCCCGCATGCCGATGATCTCGTCGCGCAGCGCGGGGATGTCGCGCGGCGCGGTGATGACGGCGTCGCGCACGGCGGCAAAGCGCGCCGCGAGTGCCTGTGGGCCGGGCGTGTCGCCCATGCCCAGCACGAACCGGGCGCGTGTCATGGCCTGGTGCTCCCAGGTCCAGGCGGTGTTGCTGCCGCGCTGCTGCTGGTAGCGGGCATAGGCCTCGAAACGGGTCACCAGCAGGCCGGAGTTGCCATTGGGGCGCAGCGCGGTATCGATCTCGAACAGGTCGCCCTCGGCGGTCTTGACGCTGAGCCAGTTGATCAGCTTGCGCACAAAGGCGGCGTAGACCTCGGGCGCGCGTTCGTCGTCGTCCTCGTAGACGAACACGATGTCCAGGTCGCTGCCGTAGCCCAGCTCCTTGCCGCCCAGCTTGCCGTAGCCAATGATGGCGAAGCAGGGCTCCTCGCGGTGCCGCCCCTTCAGACGCTGCCAGCACCAGCGCGCCGTCACCCGCAGCAGGGCGTCGGCCAGCGCGCTCAGGTCGTCGGCCACCTGCTCGACCGTGAGCCGCCCCTCGATGTCCCGCGCCAGCGTGCGGAACACCTCGGCGTGATGGGCCCGCCGCAGCAGGTTGAGCAGGGCTTCGTCGTCGTCCTCGCCGGTGATCTCGAGCGAGCGGCGGCGCTGCTCCATCTCGCGTTCGAAGTCGTCCGCCACGAAGCGCTGCTGCAGCATCTCGTCGCTGGCGAGTTCGTCGATCACGCCGGGGTGCTGCAGCAGGTAGCGCGCCGGCCAGCGGGCGGCGCCCAGCAGGCGCAGCAGGCGTTCGTGCACGGCGGGCCGCTCCAGCAGCAGCGCCAGATAGCTTTCGCGGCGCAGCAGGGGCTCGATCCAGTCGGCCAGCCGCACAGCGGCTTCGGCCGTGACCCGGCCCTCGCGCAGCCAGGTGGCCGTGCGCTGAATCAGGCGGGCGAGGCGGTCGCGCGCGTCATCGCGCAGGGCCAGCACCCGCGGGTGGCCCCGCCACTGGGCCAGCCGTTCACCCAGGGCCTCGGGCAACTGGGCCAGCAGCTCGTCCAGGTCGGGCGCCGGGGCGCGCCCGGATTTGGGGCCCGAGCAGTTGCCCTTGCACTCCCTGGCACCGCCGCCCAGCAGCTTGTCGAACTCCTGGGCCACCAGTTCGCGGTGGGTGTCCAGCTCGCTCAGGAAGGGGCAGCAGTTGGCGAAGCCCATGGTCTGGGCGATCCAGGCGAGGTCGTCGTCACGGGTGGCCAGCACATGGGTCTGCTGGTCGTCAAGGTACTGGATGCGGTGCTCGACGCGGCGCAGGAACTCGTAGGCGCGGGCCATGGCGTCGGCCGTGGCCTGTGGCATGAGCCCGGCCCGGGCCACCCGCTGCAGCGCCGCGAGTGTCGGCCGGGTCCGCAGCTCGGGGAACTGGCCGCCGCGCACCACCTGCAGCAGTTGCACGGTGAACTCGATCTCGCGGATGCCCCCGCGCGAGAGCTTCACGTCATTGGCCCGCTCGGGCCGCCCGGCGCTGCGCTTGGCCGCATGTTCGCGGATCTGCCGGTGCAGCACGCGCAGCGAGTCAAACACGTTGTAGTCCAGGTAGCGGCGGAACACAAAGGGCAGAACGGCGCCGCGCAGCTCCTGGGCCGAGCCGCTTTCAACGCAGGCCCGCGGCGCGATCACGCGGCTCTTGAGCCAGGCAAAACGCTCCCATTCGCGGCCCTGGACCTGGAAGTATTCTTCCAGCGCCCCCAGCGACACGGCGGCCGGACCCGAGTTGCCGTTGGGCCGCAGCGCCAGGTCCACGCGGAACACGAAGCCATGCTCGGTGGTGTCGCCGATCAGGCCGTAGATGATCCGGACGGCCTTGCTGAAGTACTCGTGGTTGGAAATGCGCTGGTGGCCTTCGGCATCGCCGGCGGTCTCGCCATCATGGTCGTAGACATAGATCAGGTCGATGTCGCTGGACACATTGAGCTCGCGCGCGCCGAGCTTGCCCATGCCCACGACCCACAGTTGCGCGGGCCGCCCGTCGGGCGCGAGCGGCGCGCCATGGCGCGCGTCCAGTTCGCTGCGCGCCTCGGTGCAGGCGATGTCCAGGGCGAATTCGGCCAGCTCGGTCACGGCGCGCGTGATGGTGGCCAGCGGCGCCTGGCCGTCGCAGTCCAGCCGCACCAGCCGTTCCATCACGAGCTGGCGCAGGACGCGCAAGGCGGTGCCGGCATCGGGGGTCTGGCGCTTCAGCGCTTCATAGGTGGCGGCGATGCTGGCATGCACCGGAGCGCCCTGCGGCAACAGCGCCAGTTCGGCGGCATAGCGCCGGCGCAGGCGCTGCACGAAGCGCGAATGCGACGACAGCGACGCGGCTTCGCCCCCGGCCTGGCCGGTCCCGTCCACGGGCTGGCCGTTTAACAAAACTTCACTCTTGTGCATCGAACCCAACGAACCGCTGCCGGTCATAATTCCTGACACATCCACCTGTTCAATGAACGACTCCGCGCCGTCCCCTTCGCGTCTGCTGAAGACTTATGCCGCCGTTGCGCGCTGGTTTTTGTGGTTGTTGCTGGCGGTCTGGCTGGTGTTTGCGCTCGCCTGGGGCGCGCTGCATGGCTGGATTGTGCCGCGAATCGGGGAGTTCCGCCCGGACCTTGAAATCGAGGCCACCCGGGTGTTGGGGATACCCGTTCGCATCGGGGAAATCACCGCCCGCACCGAAGGGCTGGTCCCCTCCTTCGAGCTGGCCAACGTGGTGCTGCTGGACCCGCAGGGCCGCGAGGCGCTGCGCCTGCCGCGGGTGGTGGCGGCGCTGTCACCGCGCTCGCTCTGGAACCTGGGTTTCGAGCAGCTTTACATCGACCGGCCCGAGCTGGACGTGCGCCGCGCCGCCGACGGCCGGGTCTTTGTGGCGGGGCTGGATTTTTCCCGTGGCGGCAGCGACGGGCGGGCCGCCGACTGGTTCTTCAGCCAGACCGAATTCGTGATTCACCAGGGCACGGTGCGCTGGACCGACGAGCTGCGCGGCAAGGCACCGCTGGCCCTGGCCGCGGTGGATTTCGTGGCCCGCAACAGCGCCCGGCGTCACGCGCTGCGGCTGGACGCCACGCCGCCCGCCGACTGGGGGCAGCGCTTCACGCTGCGCGGTGTTTTTCGCCAGCCACTGTGGTCGGCGCGTGCCGGCCAGTGGACGCAGTGGGACGGTCAGGTTCATGCCGATTTCGCGCAGGTCGATGTCTCGCAGTTGCGCGGTTACCCAGGCCTGGGGCTGGACCTCACCGAGGGCCGGGGCGCGGTGCGCCTGTGGGCCGATGTCCGCAAGGGCGAGCTGGCCGGTGGCGTGGCCGACCTGGCGCTGACCGATGTCAGCGGCACATTGGGGCCCGGCTTGCAGCCCCTGTCGCTGGCCTACCTGTCGGGGCGCGTTGGCGGCCGGAGGCTGGCCGGCGGGTTTGACTTCTCCACCCAGGACCTGCGGTTCAGGACCCGCGAAGGCCTGGTCTGGCCGGGCGGCAACGTGGCGGTGACATGGACCGGGGCCACCGGCGGCCAGCCGGCGCGGGGTGAACTGCGCGCCGACCGGCTGGACCTGGCCGCGCTGGGCCAGGTGGCCAGCCGGTTGCCGCTGGGCACCGTGACCCATGCCGCGCTGACTGCCTACGCGCCGCGCGGCATGGTGGAAACGATCCAGGGCCGGTGGCAGGGGCCGCCCGACGCGCTGCAGAGCTACCAGGCCAAGGGCCGCGTGGTGGGGCTGGAGATCGCCTCGCGCGCGGCCAGCCTGCCAGCGGGCTCCACGCTCACGCATGCGCCGGCCGGCAGTCCGGGCATCCGCGGCGCGGCGCTGGACTTTGATTTCACGCAGGCCGGCGGCACGGCCCGCCTGCGCATGAGCAAGGGCGCGCTGGACCTGCCCGGGGTGTTTGAAGAGCCGACCCTGCCCCTGGATGAACTGTCGGCCGACGCGCGCTGGCAGATCAAGGACCGCCAGCTGTCGTTGTCACTGGACAACCTGAAGTTCAGCAACGCCGATCTGGACGGCCAGGCCCGGCTGAGCTGGCAGACCAGCGACCCCGCGCGGTCTGCCAACCACTCGCGGTTCCCGGGCGTGCTCGACCTACAGGGCACGCTGAGCCGCGCCGATGGCGCCCGGGTGCACCGCTACCTGCCGCTGGTCATCGCCCAGCCGGCACGCCGCTATGTGCGCGAGGCCGTGGTCCAGGGCAGCGCCAGTGGGGTGAAGTTTCGCGTGCGCGGTGACCTGCTCCACCTGCCGTTCAAGGACCCCAAGCTGGGCGAGTTCCACATCAGCGCCAACGTGAAGAACACCGAGTTCGCCTTCGTGCCGCGTGCCATTGCTCCGCGTGGCGCGGCACCCTGGCCCGCGCTGACGCAGTTGTCTGGTGAACTGGTTTTTGACGGCAACACCATGCAGGTCAAGGGCGCCAGCGGCCGGCTCTCGGGCGGGCCGGGGTTGCAGGTGACGAACGCGCAGGCGCTCATCCCCGACCTGGCCCATTCGACCACGGTGGTGGTCAGCGCCGAGGTGCGCGGCCCCTTGAGTGAAGCCCTGTCGGTGGTCAATGCCTCGCCGCTCTCGGCCTTGATGGGGCATGCGCTGGACCAGACGGTGGCCAATGGCAATGCCGAGGTGCGGCTGCACCTGACCCTGCCGGTGAACACCATCGACCGCTCGCGCGTTCAGGGCAGCCTCACGCTGGCGGGCAATGACCTGCAGATCACGCCCGACAGCCCGGTGCTGGGGCGGGCGCGCGGCAGCGTCCTGTTCAGCGAAAGCGGCTTCTCGCTCGCGGGCGCGCAGGCGCGCACCCTGGGCGGCGAGATGCGGCTGGAAGGTGGCAGCCGGGCCGGTGCCAGTCCCGCCGAGCGGGGCGGTGTGCAGTTCCGGGCCCAGGGCACGGTCACGGCCGAAGGCCTGCGCCAGGCGACCGAACTGGGCTTTGTGTCGCGGCTGGCGCAAAGCATGCAAGGCAGCGCGACCTACACTGCGGCGCTCGGCTTTCGCCGCGGCGTGCCGGAACTGTCGATTGCCAGCAGCCTGCAGGGCCTGGCGCTGACCCTGCCGCCACCCATGAACAAGAGCGCCGAGGCCCTGATGCCCTTGCGTTACGACAGCGCGCTGCTGGCGGAATCGCTGGCGCCCGGCGCGCGGCTGGCCGACCAGATCTCGGTGGGGCTGGGGCGGGTGGCCTCCCTGACCTATGTGCGCGACCTGTCTGAGCCGGTGGCCCGTGTGCGGCGCGGCGCCATCGGGGTGGGGCTGGCCGCGGGTGAATCGGCCCCGCTGCCCGAACAGGGCGTGATGGCCAACATCCACCTGGGCACCGTCGATGTCGATGCCTGGGACAAGGTGCTGTCCGGTGCCTCGGGCGCCAGTCTGTCGGCCCCGGCCGAAACGGGCGGCACGGCGAACCGGGCCGCGCTGGATTACCTGCCCACCGTGCTCGCGGTTCGCGCCGAAGCGCTGGCGTTTGACGGGCGCACCCTGCACAACGTGGTGGTCGGTGGCTCGCGCGACGGGCTGGTCTGGCGTGCCAATGCGGACGCAGACGAACTCAATGGCTACCTCGAATACCGCCAGCCTTCAGGGGCCGGGGCCGGCCGGGTCTATGCCCGGCTGGCGCGGCTGAGCATCGCCGCGTCGGCGGCGCGCGAAGTCGAGCAGCTGCTTGACGAGCAGCCAGCCAACATTCCCGCGCTGGATGTGGTGGTGGACGAACTCGAGTTGCGCGGCAAGAAGCTCGGGCGGGCCGAGATCGACGCCGTCAACCGCGGCGGCAGCGTGGTGGCGCGCGAAGGCGGGGTGCGTGAGTGGCGGCTCAACAAGCTCAACCTGGCCATGGCCGAGGCGCATTTCAGCGCCACCGGCAACTGGGCGGCGCTGAATGCGCAGCCGACGGCGCCGGGCGGCCCGCGTCCGGCCCGCGTGCCGGGCGAAGTCCGGCGCACGGTGATGAATTTCCGGCTGGACATTACCGACTCCGGGCAATTGCTGACCCGCTTCGGCATGAAGGACGTGATCCGGCGCGGCAAGGGCCGCATGGAGGGACAGGTGGCCTGGCTGGGCTCGCCGCTGACCATGGACTATCCTTCGCTGAGCGGGGCGTTCAATGTCAATGTGGAAGGCGGCCAGTTCCTCAAGGCCGAACCGGGGTTGGCCAAGCTGCTGGGGGTGTTGAGCCTGCAGTCGCTGCCGCGGCGCCTGACGCTGGATTTCCGTGATGTGTTCAGCGAGGGCTTTGCATTTGACTTTGTGCGCGGCGACGTCACCATTCAGCAAGGCATCGCCGCGACCAACAACCTGCAGATGAAGGGCGTGAACGCCGCCGTGCTCATGGATGGCCGCGCCGACATAGCCCGGGAGACGCAGGACCTCAAGGTGGTGGTGGTGCCCGAGATCAACGCGGGGACGGCGTCGCTGGTGGCGACGGTGATCAACCCGGTCGTGGGCCTGGGGACCTTCCTGGCGCAGATGGTGTTGCGCAACCCGCTGATCCGGGCCGCGACGCAGGAGTTCCACATTGACGGCACCTGGGCCGACCCGCGTGTCACGCGGGTGGACCGCAAGGCGCTGACCGAGGGCAAGGCCGAGGCAACCGATGCGGCGCGACCCGGCGCCACACAGTGAATCCAAGGAGAAAGTGATGAAGGCAGCCGCCATCCAGATGGTCTCGGGCGTTTCGCTGGAGGCCAACCTGCACACCGCGCGCGTCCTGCTGGCGCAGGCCGCCCGCGATGGCGCCGAGCTGGCCGTCCTGCCCGAGTACTTCTGCCTCATGGGCCACCGGGACAGCGACAAGCTGGCCGCGCGCGAAACCTGGGGCGATGGCACCGTGCAGCAGTTCCTGGCCACCGCCGCGCGTGAGCTGGGGCTGTGGATCGTGGGCGGCACGCTGCCCCTGGCCACCGTCAGCGAGACCCATGTGCGCAACACCAACCTGGTGTTTTCGCCGGCCGGCCAGTGCGTGGCCCGCTACGACAAGATCCATCTCTTCAAGTTCAGCAACGGGCGCGAGCAGTACGACGAGTCGCGCGTGATCGAGAGCGGCGCCGATCCCGTCAGCTTCGAGCTGCCCTCGCGCGACGGCAAGACCTGGCGCGTGGGCCTGTCGGTCTGCTACGACCTGCGCTTTCCCGAGCTGTACCGGGCCCTGCGGGCCGACCTGCTGCTGGTGCCCAGTGCCTTCACCCATGTCACCGGGCAGGCCCACTGGGAGCTGCTGCTGCGGGCGCGGGCCATCGAGAATCTGGCCTATGTGCTGGCGCCGGCCCAGGGCGGCAGCCACGAGAACGGGCGGCGCACCTGGGGCCATTCGATGCTGGTCGATCCCTGGGGCGTGGTGATCGACCAGCGGCCCGAGGGCGCGGGCGTGGTGGCCGGCGTGCTCGACGGCGACCGGCTGGCGCAGGTGCGCCTGCAGCTGCCGGCGCTGGAGCACCGGGTGCTGTGAGCGCGGTGCCCGCGATCCCCGCCGGCGCGGCGGGCCCGCGCCGCCTCCCGGTGCGGCTGCGCTGGTCGCTGTGGGGCCTGATGGTGGTGCTGGTGGTGGCGATGCTGATCACGCTGGTCTGGCTGGCGGGCCGCTATGAGGCCAGCCAGGTGCAGTCCAAGCTGGAGCGTGACACGGCCGACGCGGTGAGCGACATCCGCAACGCCATGTCGCGCAACGCCCAGACGCTGCAGGCGCTGCACGCGGCCGTGGGCGAGCCGGCGCGCTGGCAGGCCGAAGCCGCGAGCCTGCTGCGCGAGCACCGCGAGTGGGTCCGCGTCGAATGGCGCGATGCCCGGCTGGCCACCCTGCTGGCGGCCGACACGCCCTACCGTCCGGCCGTCTTTGCCAAGCTGGGCCGCCAGAATGCGCTGGCCGACGTGGCGCTGGCCTGCACCCATGCGCGGCGCGTGAGCGGGCCGGCCTATGCCACCAGCTACTTCGTGCCCCAGCTGGACGGGCTGGGCGTGGAGGTCATGGAGCTGTGCATGCCGCAGGTGGTGGCCGGTGAGCTCACCGGCTACATCGTGGCCACCTACGCATTGCAGACCATCCTGACCGACCTGATCAGCCGCCAGCTCACGCGCAGCCAGGAGGTCTCCTTCACCGAGGCCGATGGCACCCGGCTGGCGCTGCACGGCTCGGCGCGGCGGGGCAGCCGCATCTTTACGGCGCAGCAGCTGGTGGACCTGCCGGGCAACACGCTGGTGCTGCGCATCGACGCCTGGCGCGCCGCACCCGACCTGTTTCCCAATGTGCTGACCGCGCTGGTGTCGGCCATGTCGATCGCGCTGGTGTCGGTGCTGGTGCTGCTGGGCAAGGACATGCGCCGGCGCCTGCGCGCCGAACACGATCTTGCGGAGGCACTGGCCTTTCGCAAGGCCATGGAGGACTCGCTGGTCACCGGGCTGCGCGCGCGCGACCTGCAGGGGCGCATCACCTACGTGAACCCGGCGTTCTGCCAGATGGTGGGCTTCCCGCCCGAGGAACTGCTGGGTCATGCGACCCCGGCGCCCTACTGGCCGCCGGAGCTGGCACACGGCTATTTCCTGCGGCAATCGACCCGGCGCGCCGGCGAGAACGCGCCGCCGCGCGAGGGCTTCGAGTCGGTCTTCATGCGCAAGGACGGCACCCGTTTCCCGGTGCTGATCATCGAGGCGCCGCTGATCAACGCCAGCGGCGTGCAGACCGGCTGGATGAGCGCATTCCTGGACATCAGCGAGCAGCGCCGCGTCGAGGAACTGTCGCGCGCCAGCCAGGACCGCCTGCAGGCCACGGCGCGGCTGGCCACCGTGGGCGAGATGGCCTCGCTGCTCAGCCACGAGCTCAACCAGCCGCTGGCCGCCATTGCCAGCTATGCCAGCGGCTCGCTGAACCTGCTGCGCCATGGGCCGCACGCCGTGGCGGACCTCGAAATGGCCATGCACCGCATTGCCGGGCAGGCCGAGCGCGCGGGCAAGGTCATCCGCAGCGTGCACGACTTCGTGCGCCGGCGCGACCAGGCCCGTGAGCCCATCGTTCCGCAGGAGCTGCTGGACGCGATCATGCCGCTGGTCAGCCTGCAGGCGCGCAAGCTCGGCGTGTGGGTGGAAACCCGGCTCGCGCCCGACCTGCCCCGGGTGCTGTGCGACCGGACCATGGTGGAGCAGGTGCTGCTCAACCTTGCGCGCAATGCCATGCAGGCCATGGACGAGGCCGCGGTGCCGCAGCGCCAGCTCATCATCCAGGTGCGTCGTACCGGGGCGGCGGGCGCGGCGGCCAAGGGCTGGCTCGAGTTCTCGGTGGCCGACCAGGGGCCGGGCATCTCGGAGGAAGTGGGGCAGCAGCTGTTCACCCCGTTCTTCACCACCAAGGCCGAGGGCATGGGCCTGGGCCTGAGCCTGTGCCGTACCGTGGTGGAGCAGCATGGGGGATTCCTCGCATTCGAACCCAACCATCCGCAGGGTACGATTTTCCGGTTCACCCTGCCCGTGGATCCGGGCGCCCCAACCAGCACCTCCTGATGCAGCCTGTCCTGAATGCCACTGTTTACATCGTCGATGACGACGCCAGCGTGCGCGACGCGCTGGCCTGGCTGCTGCGTTCGCGGCACCTGCCCAGCGAATCGTTCGCGGGGGGCGAGGACTTCGAGCGCCTGCTGCACAGCGGCTTTGTGCCGCGCGAGCCCTGCTGCCTGCTGCTGGACGTGCGCATGCCCGGCATCAGCGGGCTGGCGCTGTTCGAGGCCCTGATCGAACGCGGCCTGGCCGCGGTCATGCCCGTGATCTTCCTGACCGGCCATGCCGACGTGCCCACCGCGGTCGAGGCCGTGAAGCGCGGCGCCTTCGACTTCTGCGAAAAGCCGTTCTCCGACAACGCGCTGGTGGACCGCATCGAGCAGGCCATCCAGCAGTCGGCCCGGGTGCTGGCCGAGCAGCGGCAAAGCCGGCAGATCCAGTCGCGGCTGGGCGAGTTGACCGACCGCGAGCGCGACGTGATGCGGCTGGTGGTGGAGGGCCTGCCCAACAAACTGATCGCCGACCAGCTGGACATCAGCGTGCGCACGGTCGAGGTCCACCGCTCGCGCGTGTTCGACAAGATGGAAGTCAAGTCGGCGGTTGAGCTGGCCAATTTGCTACGAAATACATAGCGCACAGTGGCCGCCAGTCCTGGACTCCAGCCTATTTTGGCTCTGAATCCTCTGGAGAATCGGGTGGAGCGGCCTGCGGCAGCTCGCCTTTGTCGCGGCCCGAGAACATGGTCCACCACACAATCGCGACCAGCACCACCATGGCCAGCAGGGCTTCAAGCAAAATCAGACCCATGACCGGTTTCTCCAGGCTTGTTGCAACGCTGCTGATTGTAGGAACGCTGGCCGCCTGCGGCAGCGCGCCGCCGTTGCCCGCCGAGGCGCCCCCACCGGCAACGTCTGCTGCGCCGCCAACGGCCTTGCCGGCCGACGACACCTCGCCCCTGCCGCCGCCCCTGCAACAGGGCCGCAGCCGCTGGACGCCCGTGCGCTGGGCCGAACTGCCCGGCTTTGCCGACGACGCGCTGCACGAAGCCTGGAACGCCTGGCTCAAAAGCTGTGAGCGCCCCGGCCCGACCTTTGCCCCGCTGTGCGGGCAGATCCGCCAGCTCAGCATCGGCAGCGCCGACGACCAGCGGGCCTGGATGATGGCGCACCTGCAGCCCTACCGCGTGGCCCCGCTGTCGGGCACCAGCGACGGCCTGCTCACTGGCTACTACGAGCCCCTGCTGGAGGCCACCCGCCTGCCCGACGCTGGCCACACCGTGCCGCTGTACCGCCCGCCCGCCGGCCTGGCGACGCGCCGGCCCTGGTACACGCGCCAGGAAATCGACACGCTGCCCGAAGCCCGGGCCGCGCTGCGCGGGCGCGAGATCGCCTGGCTGGCCGATCCGCTGGACGCGCTGGTGCTGCAGATCCAGGGCTCGGGCCGGTTGCGCATCACCGAGGCCGACGGCACCCAGCGGCTGGTCCGCCTGGCCTTTGCGGCGAGCAACGAGCAGCCTTACCGCAGCGTGGGCGGCTGGCTGCTGCAGCAGGGCGCGATCCGCGACGCCTCATGGCCGGGCATCAAGGCCTGGACGCTGCAGAACCCGCAGCGCGTGAACGAGATGCTCTGGAGCAACCCGCGCACGGTGTTCTTCCGCGAGGAGCCGCTGGCCGAGTTCGAGGCCGCCTTTGGCCCGCGCGGGGCCCAGGGGGTGGCGCTCACGCCGGGCCGCTCCATCGCGGTGGACCGCGAGAGCATTCCCTATGGCACACCGGTCTGGCTGGCATCCAGCGGTCCGGTGGTGAACCTGCAGCGCCTCGTGCTGGCGCAGGACACGGGCAGCGCCATCACCGGCGCCGTGCGGGCCGACTACTTCGCGGGCTGGGGCCCCGAGGCCGGTGAACTTGCCGGGCGGCTCAAGCAGCCGCTCAAGCTGTGGGTGCTGTGGCCCAAATGAAGCACCTGCCCCCGCTGCGGATGAGCCTGGGGCTGGTCGCCGCCGCCTGGCTGACCGGCTGCGCCGGCCCGGCCACGGCGCCGCCCGCGCCGCGCTACCACTGCGAGCATGGCATCGAGTTCACCGTGAGGTTCATCGATGACTCGGCCGTGCTCGATGGCGTGCGGGGCCGCGAGGTGCTGTACCGTGACGCTGGTGGCCTCGCGCCGGGTCAGACCGTCTACAGCAACACCCACATGCGCGCCGAATTTGGCCTGGGCACCAGTGGCCGCGAGGCCATCGTGCGCTACCCGCTGCTGCCGCTGGCGGCGCGCTGCGCGCGCGACTGACGCGCCCCGCAGCCGCGGGCCTTCAAGAAACTGTCACACACCGTTCGTAGGATCGCGCTCGTCGCACAGGCCGCAAGGCCCGTGCGAAGCAGTGAACTCCGGCTCCGCCTGGCCTGGCCATGGCGAGCCCATAACCATGGAACCCTACGACATGTCCCAACCCGTTCAAAACTCCCGCCGCGACATCCTGAAAATGTTCGCCGGTGTGCCCATGCTGCCCCTGACCACGGGCAGCCTGCTGTCGGTGGCATCGCTGACCGCCTGTGGCGGCAGCTCGGACACCAGCTACAAGTCCGCCAGCTTCTCGTCCATGGCCGCGCCCACGCTGGCCAACCCGGCCGCCATGGCCACCACCAGCGTGGCCTCGAGCCTGACCGTCAGCTTCAATGACGCGACCTCGCAGACCTACAAGCTGGCCTACCAGCCCTTCTTCGTCACCGGCGACATGGTGGCCGACGGCAAGGGCGGCAAGGTGCTGGCGGGCGGCTACTACGACATCAACAACCAGCCCATCATCGACAAGTCGGTGGCGGGCAAGGAGCGCCAGTTCTTCTCGGACGCGCCCGATGGCATGTCGCTGCTCAAGCTGGACAAGCCCACCGTCTCGGGCGTCAAGGGCAACACGGTGTTTGCCGTGGTGCAGTTCGAATACACCACGCGCGACCAGGCCGGCGTGTCGGCCTATGGCCAGCTGCCGTCCCCCATCGCCGTGCTCACGCTGGACCAGGACCCCGCCACGGGCAAGCTGTCCCTGGTCAAGTACCACAACGTGGACACC encodes:
- a CDS encoding response regulator transcription factor yields the protein MQPVLNATVYIVDDDASVRDALAWLLRSRHLPSESFAGGEDFERLLHSGFVPREPCCLLLDVRMPGISGLALFEALIERGLAAVMPVIFLTGHADVPTAVEAVKRGAFDFCEKPFSDNALVDRIEQAIQQSARVLAEQRQSRQIQSRLGELTDRERDVMRLVVEGLPNKLIADQLDISVRTVEVHRSRVFDKMEVKSAVELANLLRNT
- a CDS encoding PAS domain S-box protein; translated protein: MVVLVVAMLITLVWLAGRYEASQVQSKLERDTADAVSDIRNAMSRNAQTLQALHAAVGEPARWQAEAASLLREHREWVRVEWRDARLATLLAADTPYRPAVFAKLGRQNALADVALACTHARRVSGPAYATSYFVPQLDGLGVEVMELCMPQVVAGELTGYIVATYALQTILTDLISRQLTRSQEVSFTEADGTRLALHGSARRGSRIFTAQQLVDLPGNTLVLRIDAWRAAPDLFPNVLTALVSAMSIALVSVLVLLGKDMRRRLRAEHDLAEALAFRKAMEDSLVTGLRARDLQGRITYVNPAFCQMVGFPPEELLGHATPAPYWPPELAHGYFLRQSTRRAGENAPPREGFESVFMRKDGTRFPVLIIEAPLINASGVQTGWMSAFLDISEQRRVEELSRASQDRLQATARLATVGEMASLLSHELNQPLAAIASYASGSLNLLRHGPHAVADLEMAMHRIAGQAERAGKVIRSVHDFVRRRDQAREPIVPQELLDAIMPLVSLQARKLGVWVETRLAPDLPRVLCDRTMVEQVLLNLARNAMQAMDEAAVPQRQLIIQVRRTGAAGAAAKGWLEFSVADQGPGISEEVGQQLFTPFFTTKAEGMGLGLSLCRTVVEQHGGFLAFEPNHPQGTIFRFTLPVDPGAPTSTS
- a CDS encoding MltA domain-containing protein gives rise to the protein MVHHTIATSTTMASRASSKIRPMTGFSRLVATLLIVGTLAACGSAPPLPAEAPPPATSAAPPTALPADDTSPLPPPLQQGRSRWTPVRWAELPGFADDALHEAWNAWLKSCERPGPTFAPLCGQIRQLSIGSADDQRAWMMAHLQPYRVAPLSGTSDGLLTGYYEPLLEATRLPDAGHTVPLYRPPAGLATRRPWYTRQEIDTLPEARAALRGREIAWLADPLDALVLQIQGSGRLRITEADGTQRLVRLAFAASNEQPYRSVGGWLLQQGAIRDASWPGIKAWTLQNPQRVNEMLWSNPRTVFFREEPLAEFEAAFGPRGAQGVALTPGRSIAVDRESIPYGTPVWLASSGPVVNLQRLVLAQDTGSAITGAVRADYFAGWGPEAGELAGRLKQPLKLWVLWPK